TTGGTTTATAAAATACAAAGTGACTAGGAAGTAATTCTTTAAGATAACTAGAAGAGGGCAAAACAGCCGATTGTATGCGTTCTGCATATCGAATACTAGATTGTATTTGTCTGTTTTGAGATTTTAATGTTTTGTCTTTTTCATAATTTTCAATGGCACTCTCAACTGTCATCATTAAGTCTTTGGTACTCCAAGGCTTTGAAATATATCTGTATAAATTAGTACGATTCACTGCATTTGTAACCCCTTCAAGACTTGCTTGCCCTGTCAAAAGGATTTTCATACAATTGGGTAACACCCGATGTGTTTCTATCAAAAACTCATCTCCTCGCATTTGAGGCATAATATAATCTGAAATAATAACAACAATTTCTTTTCCTTTTTCTTTAAAGAAATCAATAATTTCTAATCCTTCTTCTCCACTTTCAGCTACTTCTATAATCATAGAATCAGCAAAGTGTTGAGATAGCTCTTGCTTTAAACTATTTAGAATAATAGGTTCATCATCAACACATAAAATAATTTTTTTATCCATATTAAAAATTGAGTATTCTTTTTATAGGGTAAGTGAACGTCAATATACTATATTTTATTTGATAATAATAGTTTTTTATCGAATAAAACACTAAAAACCAATCACTTATATTTTCATTATGCATTTATATTTTTGCATAAAAATTGAGCTGCTCGGTCTGCCCCATCAGCCTGAAGAAATATAGACATACTTTGAGACATCTCTTTTTTCTTATCAAATAAAAGTTGTAATTCTTTCATTAAATGAGTTTTAATTTGGTTTTCTTCCAAAAATAAGGCTGCCTTTGCATCAAAAGCTCTTTTTGCTCTTCCATATTGGTCGTCATATCCCCTTGCTTTTGGAATAAAAATAGTTGGAATTCTACAAGAAAGAAGTTCATTGAATGTATTATATCCTGTTGCAGAAATGGCAAAATCTAAAGCAGGCATTAATTCTATAAGTGGAAAATGAGAAAATGAAATAGTAGAAGCAGGAAGTTTTAAGAAAATTTCTTTCAGTTTATTTGTAGAATTTAAAGGAGGTTTGGGAACAAGTAATCGTATCTTTTTTTGTCTTAGTAAAGAAGAAGAATTTAAAATCAAATCAAAAATTTGTTTGTAGTTTTCTGTTGTAGTGGTGTCTCCTCCTCCTCCTAGATTGACTAAAAGTAAATTTTCATCTTCTGCCACTCCCAAGTTTTTTCTAATGTCTTCTCTTGATTGTAATTCTGATTTTTCTCGTATCAAAATTTCATTACTCCAAAACAAACTATCTTTCTTATTGGCTGGAATAGGAATTTTTGTAATTCCTTGACTATGTGGTGCAAT
This is a stretch of genomic DNA from Bernardetia sp. MNP-M8. It encodes these proteins:
- a CDS encoding glycosyltransferase, with the protein product MKYVLFYTVNGLGLGHLTRCLAIARQLKKQDSSLVPLFFTASEGSHLLYQEGFAYYKVPSKTIARDSKLLKRDLAISYSEILTSIVNTYRPVALVVDTFPLGSMNDLLSVLGLPLKWKKFFIHREQMNMDRNKIETQSFYDYIIAPHSQGITKIPIPANKKDSLFWSNEILIREKSELQSREDIRKNLGVAEDENLLLVNLGGGGDTTTTENYKQIFDLILNSSSLLRQKKIRLLVPKPPLNSTNKLKEIFLKLPASTISFSHFPLIELMPALDFAISATGYNTFNELLSCRIPTIFIPKARGYDDQYGRAKRAFDAKAALFLEENQIKTHLMKELQLLFDKKKEMSQSMSIFLQADGADRAAQFLCKNINA